A window of Lysobacter sp. TY2-98 genomic DNA:
CGTACGGGTGGACTCCGATGCCCACGGTGCTGGCGACTGGCTGTACATGCATGCCGACCACGCCACCGGCATCCGCCCCTGTTTCCGCACTGAGCTGATGCACGACATGTGGTCGATGCTGTCGGAGGTCGCAGGCGCGCCCCTACCCGCCTCCGCCAGTCCGCTGCGCCACGTCGTGCTCGCATCCGACGCGCCGGGCGCGTTCAACCTCGGCGGTGACCTCGCACTGTTCGCGAGCCTGATCCGCCAGGGCGATCGCGATGGGCTGATGAACTACGCGACGCGCTGCGTCGACGGCGTGCACCTGCTCCACGACGGCCTGGGGGGCGACGTGCGCACGATCGCGCTGGTGCAGGGCGACGCGCTGGGCGGTGGCATGGAGCTCGCGCTGGCCTGCCAGGTCATCGTCGCCGAGGAAGGCACCGAGATGGGCTTGCCGGAGGTGCTGTTCGGCCTGTTCCCGGGCATGGGCGCGTACTCGTTCCTGAGCCGCCGCGTGGCGCCGCACCAGGCCGAGCGCCTGATCCTCGAAGGCCGCATCGTGCCGGTCGAGGAACTGCATCGCATGGGCATCGTCGACGTGGTGGCGCCGAAGGGCGAAGGCGAGCGTGTGGTGCGCGAGCTGATCCGCCAGGAACAGCGGGCCCCGCATGCGCATCTCGCACTCAATCGCGTGCGTCGCGCAGCGAATCCGGTGAGCTACCAGGAGCTGATCGACATCACGGCGATCTGGGTGGATGCCGCGTTGAAGCTCGACGACCGCTCGCTGCGCACGATGGAGCGGATTGTCCGCGCGCAGGCGAAGCGTTCGGCCGCGCGCTGACGGTTAGTCCGATCGCGACGCAGGATCGCTTCGCTCGCCGCGGTTCCGCCGCGCTGCGAGGATGTCGCGTCCCTGCGTCAGGCGTTCCCGCAGGCTGTCGAGGCGCAGCCGCCATTCGCGGGAAAGCTGCCAGTCCGGCAGGCGCATCATCTCGCCCGCGAGCAGCGAGAGCCGGACGAGGCC
This region includes:
- a CDS encoding crotonase/enoyl-CoA hydratase family protein translates to MSTIESLHRARLHPTVRVDSDAHGAGDWLYMHADHATGIRPCFRTELMHDMWSMLSEVAGAPLPASASPLRHVVLASDAPGAFNLGGDLALFASLIRQGDRDGLMNYATRCVDGVHLLHDGLGGDVRTIALVQGDALGGGMELALACQVIVAEEGTEMGLPEVLFGLFPGMGAYSFLSRRVAPHQAERLILEGRIVPVEELHRMGIVDVVAPKGEGERVVRELIRQEQRAPHAHLALNRVRRAANPVSYQELIDITAIWVDAALKLDDRSLRTMERIVRAQAKRSAAR